In one window of Lacticaseibacillus casei DSM 20011 = JCM 1134 = ATCC 393 DNA:
- the amaP gene encoding alkaline shock response membrane anchor protein AmaP, whose product MKPITKGLFGLVAVCGLLQSVGFGLLLWPNREFTRFYLQQAVWLRPLMIGLTGLVLLVFLIMLLVAIFRRSTANALILAGDDGDLTLDKSAIENTVAKAIVARHFAKSVDVDVSIRKKQVARMRIAAFSGNGKELKQEAKQIEETARQKLQECLGIPVKHVRVQLLPATKVKAKTARVI is encoded by the coding sequence ATGAAACCGATAACGAAAGGATTATTCGGCCTCGTTGCCGTTTGCGGATTGCTACAGAGTGTGGGCTTTGGGTTGTTGCTTTGGCCCAATCGCGAATTTACCCGGTTCTATCTGCAGCAAGCTGTGTGGTTACGGCCGCTCATGATCGGTTTAACGGGATTGGTGCTGTTGGTCTTTCTGATCATGCTGCTAGTTGCTATTTTCCGGCGTTCAACGGCTAATGCTTTGATTTTGGCAGGGGATGATGGTGATTTGACCCTTGATAAAAGTGCCATTGAAAACACGGTGGCAAAAGCAATCGTGGCCCGCCATTTTGCCAAATCAGTGGATGTGGACGTCAGCATTCGGAAGAAGCAAGTGGCCCGCATGCGGATCGCAGCCTTTTCCGGAAACGGCAAGGAGCTGAAACAGGAAGCCAAGCAGATTGAAGAAACTGCGCGCCAGAAGTTGCAGGAATGTCTCGGCATTCCCGTCAAGCATGTGCGGGTGCAACTGCTTCCGGCAACGAAAGTGAAAGCCAAAACTGCTCGGGTCATTTGA
- a CDS encoding Asp23/Gls24 family envelope stress response protein, with protein MDAVASPKTAPAPKANQLETLMANSRVTFEDKVIEKIAAICAQNVDGILGMDGSMMDNLTETFSSGENLTKGISAEVGEKQVAIDMDVFLEFDSNAQAIFKQLCDKISAQIERMTGLQLVELNMHVKDVLTKREWQKR; from the coding sequence ATGGATGCAGTAGCATCACCAAAAACCGCACCGGCACCAAAAGCGAATCAGCTCGAGACGCTGATGGCCAATAGTCGGGTGACTTTTGAAGATAAGGTCATCGAGAAAATTGCCGCCATTTGTGCCCAGAATGTCGATGGCATTCTGGGGATGGACGGCTCCATGATGGACAATCTGACGGAGACTTTTTCCAGCGGTGAGAACCTGACTAAGGGGATCTCGGCGGAAGTCGGTGAAAAGCAGGTTGCGATCGATATGGATGTTTTCCTGGAATTCGATAGCAATGCCCAGGCCATTTTCAAGCAACTGTGCGACAAGATCAGCGCGCAAATCGAGCGCATGACCGGTCTGCAGCTAGTTGAGTTGAATATGCACGTTAAAGATGTGTTGACGAAACGCGAATGGCAAAAACGTTAA
- a CDS encoding Asp23/Gls24 family envelope stress response protein, producing MDNKKQSGINKELKFDDAVIAKIVGITCNEVEGVYSLEGGMMANITDMFSKDEDPTKGVNVDLSDDQDVSVSLDATVRYGENVPEIFNKVTMAIAKNVRQMTGLNVTEVKMTVKDMLTREEIARNEAKDKDKDKDKEMQPA from the coding sequence ATGGATAACAAGAAACAAAGCGGCATCAATAAGGAATTGAAATTCGACGACGCGGTGATTGCTAAAATCGTGGGGATCACCTGTAATGAAGTCGAAGGTGTTTACTCGCTTGAAGGTGGCATGATGGCGAACATCACCGACATGTTCAGCAAAGATGAAGACCCGACCAAAGGCGTTAACGTTGATTTGAGTGACGATCAGGATGTCTCCGTCTCACTTGACGCAACGGTTCGCTATGGTGAAAACGTACCCGAAATTTTCAACAAAGTCACCATGGCGATTGCTAAAAACGTGCGCCAAATGACCGGGTTGAATGTGACTGAAGTTAAAATGACGGTCAAGGATATGCTGACAAGAGAAGAAATTGCCCGCAATGAGGCAAAGGATAAAGACAAGGACAAAGATAAGGAAATGCAACCGGCCTAA
- a CDS encoding IS30 family transposase — protein MQKQDSTHRQKGQHLTSLERGKVAGFRQAGKSNRWIAAEIGVCPQTINNEIKRGTVDQVKKSNGKRVYHRQYLPEAAQARYETARLSCHRPDKFASVQVFLAWYVQRAKQDKWSPDASIGYAKRHKLFTPEELVCASTLYQYIDDQRLEIRNIDLLEKTKRKTSHQHHTKAKRLAGRSIEERPKVVERRRQFGHWEMDTIVGKRNGKESVILTLIERKTRCQLLRLIEGRDADSVSYALRGIKREWGACIKTITADNGPEFTALNTAFAGTETEIFYAHPYTSCDRGTNEAHNRMIRQDFPKGMSLDDISPSQVQATQDRLNQLPRKQQGYCTPQQNFEAEARRVRRMAQ, from the coding sequence ATGCAGAAACAGGATAGCACACACCGCCAAAAAGGTCAGCACTTAACATCACTCGAGCGCGGAAAAGTGGCCGGATTCCGCCAAGCTGGGAAGTCCAATCGTTGGATTGCTGCTGAAATTGGCGTCTGCCCGCAGACCATTAATAATGAAATCAAGCGAGGTACAGTAGATCAGGTCAAGAAGAGTAATGGCAAGCGCGTCTACCATCGACAATACCTGCCAGAGGCTGCTCAGGCACGTTACGAGACTGCACGCTTGAGCTGCCATCGTCCTGACAAGTTCGCCAGCGTACAGGTCTTCTTAGCCTGGTACGTACAGCGAGCTAAGCAGGACAAATGGTCGCCGGATGCTTCAATCGGCTATGCCAAGCGACACAAGCTGTTTACTCCTGAAGAGCTTGTTTGTGCCTCGACTTTGTACCAGTACATTGACGACCAACGCCTAGAGATTCGAAATATCGACCTGTTGGAGAAGACTAAGCGGAAGACCTCTCACCAGCACCACACCAAGGCTAAGCGCCTGGCTGGCCGCAGTATCGAGGAACGGCCTAAGGTCGTTGAACGACGCAGGCAGTTCGGTCACTGGGAGATGGATACCATTGTCGGTAAACGCAATGGCAAGGAGAGCGTCATCTTGACTCTGATTGAGCGCAAGACCCGTTGCCAACTTCTCCGCTTGATCGAAGGACGAGATGCAGACTCTGTGAGCTATGCATTGCGTGGAATCAAGCGCGAATGGGGAGCTTGCATCAAGACCATCACAGCCGACAACGGACCCGAGTTCACCGCCTTAAATACTGCTTTTGCTGGGACGGAAACTGAGATCTTCTACGCCCATCCTTACACGTCCTGCGACCGTGGCACCAACGAGGCACATAACCGGATGATCCGCCAGGACTTCCCTAAGGGCATGTCCCTAGATGACATTAGCCCTAGTCAAGTGCAGGCCACGCAAGACCGCTTGAATCAGTTGCCTCGCAAACAACAGGGCTACTGCACACCCCAGCAAAACTTTGAGGCCGAAGCTCGGCGCGTTCGCCGCATGGCCCAGTAG